CTTGGCGGTAAATGCACCCCATCTAGGGTTTTGTTGTCTTATTTTCATTCCTGTTGTTGAAATGGATGTTAATTTCGGCATAGCTTGACTTTATTGGCATTGGGAATTGGGATTTAGTCTTGTAATTGAGTATGGCAGTGGTTTCATATATGTTTGGATGCTcgattgaactgaattgcaataatcCAATACTGGGATGGTTCTgtttcaacttgtaccaacagTCAAAATGCCTAGTAATttccaattccatgcatttcaagttgGTCATTGTGACTCAATGAATTATGGGTCTAGACCcatttttgtaatttctacttttgcATTGAATTACTGCAATTCAATTCAAACTCAAACACTCCCCCCTGGATGTACTTCTTCATTCCCCAGTCTTTCTAAGGCGTTGTGTTAGCctcaaaggaaaggaaaggaaaggaaacatAATTTCCCATTATTAACTTTCCACTGTTTGTGAAGCCTTTCTTTGCAGGAAACGCCCAACATGTTTCACATCTCCTACCATCCATTTTCAAGTGTCCCACATGTGCGCCATGCCAATAACTATTAGGAAAATTTCCCCAAGAAAATTGTCTTATTAAACAGCATATCTGTAAACATGACCcaaattctagaaaaatcttgttgaaaaGTATTAAGTGGAAATGATGTTTCTTTTCCCATGGTTTCCTAGAAAAAGATTTCCTAATAAACAGTGTTTCCTTTCGCATGATTTCATGAAATCTAATGGGCTccaatgccaaaataaaaaattaaaaaagaagtaaaaaagaaaaagaagaaaccaaTGAATTAAAAACTCTCTCTAGTGTTGGAATTCGGTATACTTTCATTTCTTGCTATGTACATTCTTAGTATGGCAAGAATTTCTAGGCAAGAATTTCTAGCCAACAATTCTGTAGTCAAGGGATTGAGCATCTATATCATAATGAAACTTGAAGACTGCCCTTTCTCGAGTTAGACTCACATGTATATTGCATAGACTTTTGTGATACTTGTAATTTATGGAATCATCTTGTTGTTGCAGGTGGATTCTGGTCTCAAGGATGATCTTGTGTTGGGTGATCCTAATGCACCTCGCTTTGTATTGTGGAATGGCAAATTGAGGCCAGTGCCCTCAAAGCCAACTGACTTGCCTTTCTTTGATTTGATGAGCTTTCCTGGGAAGCTTAGGGCTGGATTTGGTGCTATTGGCATTCGGCCTCCTCCACCAGTTTGTCCTCGTGATCCCTTTCTATGGATGCATTAGAATATGTTTGCAAATGCACCTGCGCACATCCATCCATATTTCCTGTCATTATCATTgattcatgcatgcatataaacAGTATCACCTACATATAAGGTTAAATTTCTTGACTAGCCATTCTCATGTCTTGATGTTTGGCAAAGGTTACAGGGTCATGAAGAATCGGTTGAAGAATTTGTACGTCGTAATCTTGGTGATGAGGTTTTTGAGCGGCTGATTGAACCATTCTGTTCAGGTGCTAATTCATGTTATCCATGCCATTTTTCTTCAGGAGAATCTTTTTACCTTGCACTTACAATTTTCAGAAAGTATTCCACTGATTTATGCATTTCTAGGTTTCACAATAAACATCATAGGATCTAAGTTCTAATTGAGAATTGGGACTGTATAGCTCAGTGCATTACTTTTTGTACCAATCTATTCAAGTTGGATACCGTTATGCTGATAGGTGAGACATAATCAGATATTGATGCAGAGCTGCCAAACTTGGGAAGAATGAGAAACTGATGCTCCTGTTCCTGTACAGAGAGTAAAATGTTTAAACCAATGTCACATTTAAGTTTTAAAAAGAtataattaatataaaaaaaagttTACATTTAGAATCTTAGATATATTTAACTTGGATGCTGATGtgcaaattttatgaaaattcaaGAATTATTTGATGGTGCTAACCTCTCTTGAAGCTGATGTTTCCAGATCCACCCTAGATGACGTCAATGTATAGACTTATGATATCACCATTAGGGCTGCATATGTTGTAGGATCTGTAACTCAGGTATCAGCCGTGATGCCGGATTAATTTGACCCCCAATCTAAGGGCATAGTGATACAATTGTGTATATAAATATTCTGGTTTCCAATGTTAAAACGTTTATATTGTTTTTGCCAAATAAAGATGATGAtggtttttttttggaaaggtgacAGCTTTTGTTAGAACACTTGCACAAAGCgagaaaagaaaacagaaagaAGGCATTAATTGCCAAACCAAAGACAGATTAGCAGCTAAATCTGCATTGACCGATCCCGCCCATCCCATGACAAGGAACTTGACTCAAGATTTTGCATTCTCGCAATAAACACATTATTGTGGAAAGGAGGGGATATAACCTTAGACAGAACACCCAACAACCTTTGACTCAAGATTTTGGCTAAGATCTTACAAGGACTACCCCAACAACCTTAGGTTTGAAATTCTATAAATTATCTGCTTCCTCCATCATAGGAATAAGGGTCAAGAAAGTACAACCAAGTTCAGGGAATAGCCTAGCCGAATTGACAAATTCCTTTGCAAATGCCAACAAGTCTGGATTAATTAAGTCCTAAAAGGATTGGAAAAAAGCTATTGGGAAACCATCAAGCCCTGGAGCTCTATCCCTTCCAAATCCTGACCTACATCTCTAATTTCCTCAATTGTTGCTCGGGGCTGTTGTCATCCTCCAAAGAGATGGAATCAAAAGGCAAATCATCCAACAAAGGCCTCTCCCAGTCCTCATCTGTAAGTAATTTAGAGTAAAAATCTATAACATCATTACAAATAACATAGATTTCTGAACTACCTTTTCATCGTTaaccattagagagaagaaatACAGTTGAAGTGAGCTCGAGCATTAGCGATTCCATGAAAATATTTCTTATTTTTACCATCAGCCAGCCAAACAGCCCTCGAGCATTGACGCCACTTTGTTTCTAACTCTTTAACCCTAGCCAAGTAGTCAGAGGATAATTTATCTTTGTGGGTTCGGTCTAAGTTAGAGAGCAGGCCGCTTTCCTCCAACAAATCCAAAGCTTGAATCTCGCTCAGTAGCATGTCCATCTCTTGCTCCCTAAGATCATACACATCTTTCCTCCACACCACAAGCTTCTCTTTCAGCAGCTTCAACTTCTTAAAAAGCACAAAccatgcattgccttgaactTCAAAGGCGGACCACCAACTGACCACAAGAGACTGGAAGCCTTCCACCTCCAACCAAGCTAACTCAAACCTAAAAAGCCTAGGACCCAAGTGGACTTCCTTGACTTCCAAAAGAATGGGACAGTCGGTGGGTCATCTCATATAAGGGCACCGTCAGTTGGGGTAGCCTCAGAGAACTATATATGCTAGATAGTCACCACCCCCTGTAAGGGATCTAGTCTATAGTAGTGGTCAAGGATTCATAGGTCAATTGAGCAAAGGATTATATGAACAACTGGATTTTCTATACCGAGGGAAACATTGCATATAGTATGAATCTAGTGTGTGGTAGGTATGAATGTTGAAGAGTCTCACTTAGTTAGATGGGTGCCATTATTGTGAGGTGATGTACCTACAAAGGGGACCATTACCAAAGCCATTAAGCTATTACAGTCCGATGATATGACACTAATGAATCTAGATGGTGTTTCAATAGAGATCATATTTAGTTTGTTGTTTATCAAAAACCAGCTTAGGAAGTCCACACTGACGAGACAAAAGGAATTTAAGAATCCACCCTAGACAGACTAGAAACCTATCTGGAATTGACATCATTGGAACTTCATGACCATTTGACCATGAAGACTTAGTGCTCCCCATAGGAAGATCACCAAGGTTATGCTTGAGAACCCCAATTTGCAAAGCCTCTCATACTGCTTTAAACTCTGACCCCATTACACTCATGCATAGACCTAACAATATTAAAATCTCCCCCAATGCACCAAGGGAGATGCCATTTACCAAGAACTGAGGAAAGTGCCCCCCAGAAAATAGGGGATATGCCATTTATCAACATTAAAATCTGGTTTGTTGTTTAAAGggtaattttatattattttcatGAACTGCCTATGCTATATAAAGTTAAGACTTCGTCACCTCATGCTGTTGATACTTGTACTAATGTTTTGGAGTCATGATCAACTACTACTGTTTGTGGGTTAGCTTCACATACAACCTGTCTCCCATGCCAACATGTACAATGGAAGGGCCATGAAGCTGCCTTATGCAAAATTCACTCATTCTACAGGCCATGAGCATGTTGAATCAGACCACTGGGGGCCAATTTAAACCACCCATTGGTTTCTTACAAGATAGCCTGCCTGATGCATGGACCAACTTGATTGTCGTGCCAAGTGATCTTCATGGTTGGCACCACCTTTTGCATGACTTATATGTCCTACACGTGTTactagttggcatgtgaaatgggtTGGATTTTAAGCTAACCTAAAACTGGCTGTaggcaatcatcatcatcatcatctaagccttaccaaTATTAAttagggtcggctacatgaatcatgttacGCCATTCCACTTGATCAAGGGCCAGATCTTCAGTTataccataggtcatcaaatcttttcttaatacctccatccacatcgttttgggccttccccttgctgtTTTACTCagttttagagccttcaacttgtaccaactcctaACTGACACGGTTCTTGGTTTCCTttacacatgaccaaaccatcttagcccacttttcctcatcttattgCCTATTGGTGGTACTCTTGAGTTCCCTCAAATGCACTCTAATTCTATCCTttctcgtcttgccactcattcatctcaacaacctcatttcaactacacttATCCTATGAACATTCTGTTCCTTAACTGgtcaacattttgtcccataaagcatggctagtcgTATAGCCATCCTTCCAGTTCGAGTGTGGTTAAGGTAGAAAGGTGGCATACAAACAGATTTGGAGATCTGAAATGGAGATGAGAGGATTCCATTCACTAGAACTACCCTGTTAGTGTTCAAACGGTGGTGTTAACCCACTTGCAAAACTTTGGGCCCCGAAGGGCATGTGAGATATGAAATTTCATTCTCTTGCTTTTCAAAATCCAGCTTGAGAATCATGAGCTCTTGTCCCAAACTACGAGCCCATTCCATCCCTGCAAAGGcggcaatgacattgcctattGGGTTGCGCCCTTCCCCATAAGGCCCCACCATCGGGGCATAAGCGCCCTCTTGCTACAAcacgacgatcacataaaactcaagAGGCACATCTCAATTACTTCCACCCAGTTTGAATTCTATTGATaatatccttctcaatctctcaacTCTCACATCTCAAGtacttccacccagcttgaattctatgggcaacatccttctcaatctcttgaCTGTCATGAATTATGGACCCAAtgtatcaaaagtggtcattttgagaaacttcttggtcaacaatatTAATTCACTCCTTGTTTTCACtcatattgttactaaaatttcaTTCCATATGCTCTAttttagtctgactaattttaaatcctttagattttaaAGCATCCTTCTATAAATATAGCTTTTTGTTTACAGTCTCCCTTATCTTGTCAATGAAAAtcatgtcatctgcaaacaacatgcattgtGGCTCACTCCTATTATGTTCTGTTGCGActtgtatggaaaataaaattgAGTTCATACTATAGGCAAGCCCCTTCATATATGAAGCGTATGTTATGTACTTTGAACTTTTTTCTCTTCACATGTTGaaatcatagtttaaaaacttgaTTTGGTTACGTCACGGTCAAGATTTATTCTAGACTTGGTTGACTTGGTCAACTCGATCCAACTTGACGTAACTCAGagaaacttgaaaaaaaaaaaaaaaaagacaatgaaACTCGACGTGACTCGTCAAGAGTAAATATTTCCGAGTCTTGgtgttgaagacttggaaaaacTTGACCAAATTGCTCAACTGGATCGACTTTCAAGTCAACTGGAGTTGTAAGTCCACTGCTGAAACTGCTCAAATCTCACTTGCTCCCACCCCTAATCAAGAGCATATGTAATTTGGAACATTAAATATTACAGCTATGTTTTATGAGATTGGTTTCTCTGATCTCATTCTAACAGGAAGTGGTTCAACATGCAGGTGTTTATGCAGGTGATCCTTCGAAGCTGAGTATGAAAGCAGCATTTGGAAAAGTTTGGAAGCTGGAGCAGAATGGCGGGAATATCATTGGCGGCACCTTCAAAGCAATTCAGGAGAGGAATAAAAATCCCAAGCCACCTCGAGATCCGTAATATAATTCAACACTTGAATCTTATTTTCCTAATAACTTGCTTCAATTGATTATAGCATGTTCTAGTTGACTGAGTTTAGTTAACACACAGGCGTTTACCAAAACCAAAGGGCCAGACAGTTGGATCTTTCAGAAAAGGGCTTGCTATGCTGCCCAATGCAATTTCTAAGAGGTATTTTTCTTCAAAGATATGCCTATGTTTTGGAATTTTGGGCATTGTCTCTCTGACTGTGCTAGCCCTTGTCGTATAATCCATACTGCATAGCATGAGTGCTGCCGTGTTAGATAAGGACAATCACTGGTGTGTGGATCAGTATTTGAATAACTTATTCACCACTATAGACAGTCAATCATGTGATTTTCAGCTTTAACCGTGTGAGCAGTGATTAGTAAAGCTGTAGCATGTGCTCGTGGATCATGACAATTGGTTTCTCAACAATTGCAATACAGTTACATATCATATGCTAATGTCATTAACATTTCTCCTCAATTTTCGAAGTTGGATGGAATCTTAAGCTTTCATAATCTTTTGTTGAACTGAATTTAAGAGTTGACATGATATTTGTTAGGCCTAGATATAGTCCTGCATGTTGTCACTGCATTCATTAAAGAGATACCATTTAAAGGCAACACTGTAACTTGTGCTCATACTCGTGTGCTTAAGTTTGTGTATTTTCCTTTACATCCAACGATGAATCCTGTGCTTATAGATTGACATTTTTGCCCCATTTTTGAAGTTTTGATTATGCCCCTAACCAAGTTCTGTGGCTTTCAGGTTGGGCGGCAAAGTGAAACTATCTTGGAAACTGTCGAGCATAAAAAAATTGGACAGTGGAGGATACACTTTGATATATGAAACGCCGGAAGGATTGGTTTCCATCCAGACCAAAAGTGTTGTCATGACTGTTCCATCTCATGTTGCAAGTAATTTGTTACGTCCTCTTTCCGTATGTACCATCCCTGAACCCTTCTGCAATGTGGTTCTACATTTTTGTATTTGTCCACTCATTCCTTCCTGTTTCTTACTGTAAAAATGAATTTCTTGAGGGGCCTGTTTGATTTGGTGTAAATACAGATAAACCATGGTAAAACTATAATAATGAGCAGTGGCAACTGTTTGAAATATTGGATGAATTTCATCTTGAATTTTGAGCAAAACTCAACTTTGTAAAAGcgaaaactctgtgggccccaccacgatgtatgtgttttatccacactgttcattcattttctcatatcatgcccaaaaaatgaggcagatccaaagataaattggaccacaccatagaaaacagaggGTTcgacggtgggcatcattattcccactgcttcctttggtgtggtccacttgagctttggatctgccccattttttggctcatgtcttaaaattatctggcaaaatgaatggacggcgtggatgaaacacatacatcatggtggggcccatagttttGACACGGGCATGGTAAGCATGTCATGCAAATCAAGGGACTCTTTGAATTGCTGTGCCTGTCAGATCTTGCTAGAGTAAATAggaaagtaaataattattacttatttaccttAATTTACCAGTAATTACGTggaaccaaacaggccctgaacgTATCTTGCTGCAATTAATCACCAAATTTTCATGTAGGAAATGGACATTGGCTCAAATGGGCATTGTGCTTATCCTGTCCATTTGAAGAAGAGGAATGCTAGTATGCAGCACATGCTGCATAAAACTTCTATGCAGTACTGTCCTTGAGATGCATGTGGAAAACATGTGGTGATCTGAACTGTCTTTCTGATGGGCCATCATGTGGATTggccatatcccaaaaatcaggggaTTGGATTGGCATAGCCATCTTATAAGTGACCTTCAAAGGAATGGTTAGAGGCTTAGAGCAGTGGCCCACTTTGAACCATTCAATCCTGCAACAACTGGATGACAAGAGGAGTTCAGTTGGTGTGATTTTTGGTCTAGAGCCCATCCACATGATTGCCCACCAGGTCAAAATTCCTTATCACCACGTATGCCACGTGTCACCTTGACAAGAGAACTGCGTAGTAAGTTTTGTGCAATACCTCATTCCTCTTGGAAGAAATGAGTTGACATACCATTTGGAGCGCTGGTTTGACGGACTTTGTTCATTTCACTCAATGTAGAGTGGGGTTTCAGAACTTTAATGAAGTTCCATTTCCAAATTAAAGCGCGCACTTTTTAAATAGTGTGAAACTTCCATTTGGACTCTTTTCCAGATAACTCCTGAATCTTCTGCAGATATTTGATTGCTTTTGCATGGTTGCTTTGTACAATGATGAGAACAAATGGTTCCCCTTATATTAGAGTTCAGTTCCATGTCAAGTGATAAGAAGAGGGAGTGATGATCCTATACTTTCTAGGGGTGCACTCTAGTGGTACCAGTACCATGGTAACCTTATGGTGGTATTACCGAGATGTGTGGTCCTGTGAACCCAACTCGTCCATCAGAGGAGTCACCTTAAAAAACCCTCAGCCCTAAAAAAATCAGCGTGCATCAGAGGAGTCACCTTAAAAAACCCTCAGCCCTAAAAAAGTCAGCCCGATCCAAAACCCAAGTTGGTCATCGCACATGGAAAGTGTTGAGACTTGAGAGGgaacatcctctctctctctctctctctctctctctctctctctatatatatatatatatatatatatatatatatatatatatatatatataatccaggGCACTCAGACCCTTCCTCCAGGCCAGGCCAAAATACAGGCTGTTTTATGTCTTAGGTGTACCCCTCTGAAATTCAAGCATGGCCTTTCCCTTCCAGTTTGTTCCCATTGATGTAGCCCCCTTttgttttggattgggctgaGCATTGGGCCATAGGAATTTTTTGAGGTGACGCATCTATGGATGTGTTGGATGGTGTTAATGCATCTCGTGGGCCCCCAATATGGCTGGTACCACAATAGATTACGCCGGGGATTTTCAGAACAGTGCCCACTCAGTTTTCCTTCCTGCTTTTCTAAATGTCATCATTTTCTTTAGACTCTGAAAGTGTTCAAAGTCATATATAATTTCCCTGTTTAATCGAGAATAACAATATTACGTTAGTTATAATTTCCCTGTTTGTAGATACAGTGTGCCGTATTCTCTAGGAGCAGTAGTGCTTTGGAATTTTCTGAGGGATGGCAGTCAAAACAAGAGCTTTCAGATTTGTAGCACTGACATTACCATGTACGAGCACATAGGGTTCTTTAATGCAAAAGAGATTATTTATGGACTGATAGAACTGGAGAGCGAAGATGTGATAAATAAATAAGATCAAGTGGTTAAATAATTGATCAGAATACTTTAATCAAGGCATGTCCATGCAGATTTGTCATAAGGATTGTTGAGATCCTCCTGTATGAGAACTGTAGATGATCAAATACTTGGAGCAAGGTGCTGATAGAAGAATGAATGGATGTAGTCTTCTTTTTGTAGGAGATCCTAGAAGGTTTAATTAATTCATTTTGGATAGCTTGGATGAAATGTATATTTTGATACTGTATGCTGGGATTGCAGTCAGGTCAAGCCTTGAAGTTGTCAATTTTTtggttatatatatgtatatgtcttCGATGAGACACCACAAACACACAATATTCTTATGGATGGTTTTATATGAAGCACCCCTAAATCCTAATCCTCAGCCCTGTGTTTCAAGGTTAGAATATTGTGGTGCGAGGGAGCAGTGAGAACAGTATCTCTTGTAAACCATGCATCTATTTTTACACTAATTCTATGGGCAGATAATGAGTTATAAACATGATTTAGAAAACAATCTCAATTAATTAGTTCTCTTGGATGTAGTGTAAGTATTCGCTTCACTTATAATATTCCATTGCTGGTGCCACAACAAGGATGAAGGGTGTCTTTAGATGCACTATCGAACCGAGTTGGAGTTATtactaaaggaaaatggaaataaccAAGTTGCGATTTCCTTAGCAATCATATTGATAGtctgggctccaaattgcaattgcattactttcaagttggatgcTTGTGCTGCTCACACAACTCtataccgtccatttgtttttcgtTATCCATAATTTGCATATCTAGTGGAAATAAAATTTTCTGATTTCAGTTTTTCTGATATGTTTGTTGGCAGAATGCTGCTGCAGATGCCCTCTCAAAGTTCTATTACCCACCAGTTGCAGCAGTTTCTATTTCATACCCAAAGGAAGCAATTAGAAAAGAatgtttgattgatgatgaacTTAAGGGGTTCGGCCAGTTGCATCCACGCAGTCAGGGAGTAGAGACTTTGGGTACATTTTCTTTTCCATCAGCTTCTTACTGATGCTTGTATGTGCTTGTATGGATCTCGTTGACATTGATCCTCCACTTTCTGATGCTTATGATCACCTTCAGAATGCTCTTGTAGTGTACACGTGCTAGGCAATCTTCATTCACTCTCTGCATTAAGATTCTAATATAacaaaatgtttgaaatatcaataaaattaccagTTGATGTATATGGAGACAAAGTATTGAGATTGAGATCCTAAAATGATGTAGATAGCTAGCTTTGCTGCTTTGGTTCCCTGCTCGTATTTTCTGAAATTGTTGTTAACATCAGT
This DNA window, taken from Magnolia sinica isolate HGM2019 chromosome 14, MsV1, whole genome shotgun sequence, encodes the following:
- the LOC131225153 gene encoding protoporphyrinogen oxidase 1, chloroplastic, which translates into the protein MATLPDLLPFTSHPLFPATINGRYRSTPFSSFPPSPSNQYRRRCRTAFRCSVAKQSTISPSKSDSSDPSDVRSVDCVVVGAGISGLSIAQALATKHGDVVAGDVIVTEARDRVGGNITTVERDGYLWEEGPNSFQPSDPMLTLAVDSGLKDDLVLGDPNAPRFVLWNGKLRPVPSKPTDLPFFDLMSFPGKLRAGFGAIGIRPPPPGHEESVEEFVRRNLGDEVFERLIEPFCSGVYAGDPSKLSMKAAFGKVWKLEQNGGNIIGGTFKAIQERNKNPKPPRDPRLPKPKGQTVGSFRKGLAMLPNAISKRLGGKVKLSWKLSSIKKLDSGGYTLIYETPEGLVSIQTKSVVMTVPSHVASNLLRPLSNAAADALSKFYYPPVAAVSISYPKEAIRKECLIDDELKGFGQLHPRSQGVETLGTIYSSSLFPNRAPPGRVLLLNYIGGATNTEILSKTESDLVEKVDHDLRKMLINPNTKEPLVLGVRVWPQAIPQFLIGHLDVLEAAKAALRDGGFEGLFLGGNYVSGVALGRCVEGAYESAVEVSNFLEKYLYK